A single window of Lutzomyia longipalpis isolate SR_M1_2022 chromosome 1, ASM2433408v1 DNA harbors:
- the LOC129796891 gene encoding zinc finger CCHC domain-containing protein 10, producing MTLAGVSAHKLAQKKRAEKLAASFPNGARCQKCLEYGHWSYECKSKRKYMHRTSRTQQLKKKIGEIEAKAGSSSEPKAKVQRRKSHDSSSSSDSESDSSDDSSSSSSSSSSSSSSSNSSSSDTSDSESDSSDSSDSSSSSSSSSSARKSP from the exons ATGACCCTTGCTGGGGTTAGTGCTCACAAGCTGGCCCAGAAGAAGAG ggcgGAGAAATTGGCCGCTTCCTTTCCAAATGGGGCACGATGCCAGAAGTGCTTGGAGTACGGACACTGGAGCTATGAGTGCAAATCCAAGCGGAAGTACATGCACCGTACATCGCGAACGCAGcagctgaagaagaaaatcggCGAAATTGAAGCAAAAGCAGGAAGCTCAAGTGAGCCAAAGGCAAAGGTGCAGAGACGGAAATCTCATGATTCCTCATCATCGAGCGACTCTGAATCCGATTCGTCTGATGACTCGTCTAGCAGCAGTAGCagtagcagcagcagcagcagctccTCCAATTCCTCATCAAGCGACACGTCGGACAGTGAGAGTGATTCATCTGATTCCTCTGACTCCTCTTCATCCTCCTCATCGTCATCATCTGCACGAAAGTCTccttaa
- the LOC129796775 gene encoding DNA replication licensing factor Mcm2 gives MSETDSPIPPTPSDVDNEDQRQIREVLESPVEEFENAVDLLGEGIVHEDEEEEGEELFGDGMENDYRPIPELDRYEGADLDDEDAYSVISAADRRAAEEEMRRRDRALGIVRDDRDLLYDRSDDEDDIPRAKRRAAEKAAMGGELEDEEMVESIENLEDTKGHSTKEWVSMLAPRTEITNRFKNFLRTFVDEGGHLKYRERIRRMCEQNQSSFVVSYPDLAKKEHVLAYFLPEAPFQMFEIFDKVAKDMVLSIYPTYERVTNEIHVRISDLPLVEELRTFRKLHLNQLVRTLGVVTATTGVMPQLSVIKYDCVKCGYILGPFVQSQNAEVKPGSCPECQSSGPFSINMEQTLYRNYQKITLHESPGRIPAGRIPRSKDCILLADLCDSCKPGDEIEITGIYTNNYDGSLNTDQGFPVFATVILVNHIVVKDSKQVVQSLTDEDILVIQKLSKDPKIGDRIVASMAPSIYGHDFIKRSLALALFGGEAKNAGEKHKIRGDINVLICGDPGTAKSQFLKYIEKIAPRAVFTTGQGASAVGLTAYVRRNPTSREWTLEAGALVLADQGVCLIDEFDKMNDQDRTSIHEAMEQQSISISKVGIVTSLQARCAVIAAANPIGGRYDSSMTFTENVNLSEPILSRFDVLCVVKDEFDPIQDQHLARFVVQSHIKHHPAMEDGLQESQQAQNVTNAEEIPQELLKKYLVYAKENVHPKLTNMDQDKIAKMYSQLRQESLATGSLPITVRHIESVIRMSEAHARMHLRDSVQEIDVNMAIRMMLEGFIEAQKFSVMKKMRSTFQKYLSFQKDNAELLFFILRQLSLDQLMYVRCKEGPTATHIEIMERDLIERAKQINVHTVKAFYDSPLFTNNGYTYDPRRKIIVQVVPEAAVAQ, from the exons atgtCG GAAACAGATTCCCCCATTCCACCAACCCCCAGTGATGTGGACAATGAGGATCAGCGTCAGATACGGGAGGTATTGGAATCCCCCGTGGAGGAATTTGAGAACGCCGTTGATCTCCTGGGCGAAGGAATCGTCCACGAGGATGAAGAAGAGGAAGGAGAGGAGCTCTTTGGGGACGGCATGGAGAATGATTATCGGCCAATCCCTGAGCTAGATCGCTATGAAGGAGCTGATTTGGATGATGAGGATGCGTACAGCGTGATCTCAGCTGCAGATCGTCGAGCAGCTGAAGAGGAGATGAGACGCCGCGATCGTGCCTTGGGGATCGTACGAGACGACCGTGATTTGCTCTATGATCGCAGTGATGATGAAGATGACATCCCACGGGCCAAGAGACGTGCTGCAGAGAAGGCAGCAATGGGTGGGGAGCTGGAAGATGAGGAAATGGTGGAATCCATTGAGAATCTCGAGGACACCAAAGGGCATTCAACGAAGGAATGGGTTTCCATGCTTGCACCCCGTACGGAGATTACAAATCGCTTCAAGAACTTCCTGAGGACATTTGTGGATGAGGGTGGTCATCTGAAGTATAGAGAACGCATTAGGAGGATGTGCGAACAGAATCAATCGAGCTTTGTTGTCTCCTATCCCGATTTGGCTAAGAAGGAACACGTCCTGGCGTACTTCCTTCCCGAAGCTCCCTTCCAGATGTTTGAGATCTTCGATAAAGTTGCCAAGGATATGGTTCTCAGCATCTATCCAACGTATGAGCGTGTCACCAATGAGATTCACGTGAGAATCTCTGATCTTCCACTCGTGGAGGAGCTTCGGACCTTCCGGAAGTTGCATTTGAATCAATTGGTGCGTACTCTGGGTGTCGTAACGGCAACAACAGGAGTCATGCCGCAGCTCTCCGTCATTAAGTATGATTGTGTCAAATGTGGCTACATCCTGGGCCCATTTGTGCAATCCCAGAATGCCGAAGTGAAACCCGGATCGTGCCCAGAGTGTCAGAGTTCTGGACCCTTTTCCATCAACATGGAACAGACACTGTACAGAAACTACCAGAAGATCACACTGCATGAATCTCCGGGACGAATTCCTGCCGGAAGAATTCCCAGGAGTAAGGATTGCATCCTCCTGGCTGATTTGTGTGACTCCTGCAAGCCGGgggatgaaattgaaattaccGGCATCTATACAAATAACTACGATGGCTCCTTGAATACAGATCAGGGATTTCCGGTATTTGCCACCGTGATCCTCGTTAATCATATTGTCGTGAAGGATTCCAAGCAAGTTGTGCAGTCCCTGACGGATGAGGATATCCTTGTGATTCAGAAGCTGAGCAAAGATCCCAAAATTGGTGATCGAATTGTAGCCAGCATGGCACCATCCATCTATGGGCATGATTTCATCAAGAGAAGTCTGGCTCTGGCTCTCTTTGGGGGTGAAGCCAAAAATGCCGGGGAGAAGCATAAAATCCGTGGGGATATAAATGTTCTCATCTGTGGCGATCCGGGTACggcaaaatctcaatttttgaaGTACATCGAAAAGATTGCCCCCAGGGCGGTGTTCACAACGGGTCAGGGAGCTTCAGCTGTGGGTCTCACAGCCTACGTCCGTCGCAATCCCACATCGCGTGAATGGACCCTCGAGGCTGGAGCTCTCGTGCTGGCAGATCAGGGTGTCTGCCTGATTGATGAGTTCGACAAGATGAACGATCAAGACCGCACGTCCATTCACGAGGCAATGGAACAGCAATCCATTTCAATCTCCAAAGTGGGCATCGTTACGTCCCTTCAGGCACGCTGTGCCGTCATTGCGGCTGCCAATCCAATTGGTGGACGTTACGACTCCAGTATGACCTTCACGGAGAATGTGAATCTCTCTGAGCCAATCCTGTCGCGTTTTGACGTCCTCTGTGTCGTTAAGGATGAATTTGATCCGATTCAGGATCAGCATTTGGCACGATTTGTCGTCCAATCGCACATTAAGCATCATCCCGCCATGGAGGATGGATTGCAGGAGAGTCAGCAGGCACAGAATGTGACAAATGCCGAGGAGATCCCACAGGAATTGCTGAAGAAATATCTCGTCTATGCCAAGGAGAATGTTCATCCCAAGCTCACG aaTATGGATCAAGATAAAATTGCCAAGATGTACTCACAGCTGCGTCAGGAATCTCTGGCCACGGGAAGCCTTCCCATCACGGTGAGGCACATTGAGAGTGTAATACGAATGTCAGAGGCACACGCAAGGATGCATTTGAGGGATTCTGTGCAGGAAATTGACGTTAATATGGCCATCCGAATGATGCTGGAGGGCTTCATTGAGGCACAAAAGTTCAGCGTGATGAAGAAGATGCGCTCCACGTTCCAGAAGTACTTGTCATTCCAGAAGGACAATGCTGAGTTGCTCTTCTTCATCCTGCGTCAACTCTCCCTGGACCAGTTGATGTATGTGCGCTGCAAGGAGGGCCCCACAGCCACTCACATTGAAATTATGGAACGCGATCTCATCGAGAGAGCTAAACAGATCAACGTGCACACCGTAAAGGCATTCTACGACAGTCCCCTCTTCACCAATAATGGATACACCTACGATCCAAGACGCAAAATTATTGTCCAGGTGGTCCCAGAAGCTGCAGTGGCTCAGTGA
- the LOC129796836 gene encoding cell cycle control protein 50A has protein sequence MASVGESEVTVKSKRPSDSAFKQQRLPAWQPVLTAGTVLPTFFIIGIAFIPVGVALLYFSDNVQEHIIDYTHCKQLGSLTSNITCAEVIKTDGGNCTCEITFTLHEDFQGKVFMYYGLSNFYQNHRRYVKSRDDDQLLGRLSSTPSSDCIPFAYADEANTIPIAPCGAIANSLFSDTLTIHSHTDGVVPLLRTGIAWPSDREIKFRNPEGDLKQALQGFARPRAWTRNLWELDLENPENNGFQNEDLIVWMRTAALPSFRKLYRRVDHTNAPFTEGLPKGEYTLRVDYAYSVTEFEGSKKMILSTTSVLGGKNPFLGIAYIVVGCICLLLGIVLLFIHIKFSKNTTEMINVNPRTPYT, from the exons ATGGCTTCTGTGGGGGAGTCAGAAGTCACTGTAAAATCGAAACGACCTTCAG attCGGCATTTAAGCAGCAGCGCCTTCCAGCGTGGCAGCCTGTTCTCACAGCTGGCACTGTCCTGCCCACATTCTTCATCATTGGCATTGCCTTCATACCTGTTGGTGTGGCTCTGCTCTACTTCTCGGACAATGTTCAGGAGCACATTATTGACTACACGCACTGCAAGCAGCTCGGTAGTCTCACAAGTAACATCACATGCGCCGAAGTTATCAAGACAGACGGTGGGAATTGCACGTGCGAGATTACCTTTACCCTGCATGAGGATTTCCAGGGAAAGGTCTTCATGTATTATGGGTTGAGTAACTTCTATCAGAATCATCGACGCTATGTGAAATCTCGCGATGATGATCAGCTTCTGGGACGTCTGTCGTCAACACCTTCAAGCGACTGCATCCCCTTTGCCTATGCTGATGAAGCTAACACAATCCCCATTGCTCCCTGTGGGGCCATTGCTAATTCCCTCTTCTCTGACACGCTGACAATTCACTCCCACACTGATGGGGTAGTGCCACTGCTACGTACTGGGATTGCCTGGCCATCGGACAGGGAGATAAAGTTCCGCAATCCAGAGGGAGATCTCAAGCAAGCACTGCAGGGATTTGCAAGACCACGTGCCTGGACGCGGAATTTGTGGGAATTGGACCTCGAGAATCCGGAGAATAATGGATTCCAGAATGAGGATCTCATCGTGTGGATGCGTACAGCAGCCTTGCCAAGCTTCCGGAAGCTCTACAGGCGTGTCGACCACACAAATGCCCCCTTCACGGAGGGTCTCCCCAAGGGGGAGTACACGCTGAGAGTGGACTACG CGTACTCAGTGACAGAGTTTGAGGGTTCAAAGAAGATGATTCTGTCGACGACATCCGTACTGGGTGGAAAGAATCCCTTCCTGGGTATTGCCTACATCGTTGTGGGTTGCATTTGCCTTCTCCTTGGCATTGTGCTGCTATTTATCCATATCAAATTCTCCAAAAACACCACAGAAATGATAAATGTAAATCCTCGCACGCCCTACACATAA